A section of the Phaseolus vulgaris cultivar G19833 chromosome 8, P. vulgaris v2.0, whole genome shotgun sequence genome encodes:
- the LOC137823727 gene encoding PWWP domain-containing protein 3-like yields MGTVEARSKELSGCSSPSPENDKNELREALCALKNGASENGIGFSGHGNQGLGDGGGVEVVKDKVSETNFSDKMGFAGREREDGCQGLADSEMNGVSSLLKMRESGRNLMFSHGGESDSTGKLNTEDSSFEDGMEGERDSTKIESEDDQNGKTVTVDVPIADTSENKDLEMEDLGAEGCGGFSIGDFVWGKVKSHPWWPGRIYDPSDASDFALKLRQKNRLLVAYFGDGTFAWCHPSQLKPFEENFEDMVKQSGSRAFINAVQEAVNEVGRLLDLKMSSSAVKETEFTRPLAGNSGVKERILIPENGTEKLSDVLIDPAELLSRVKQIAEIISIANVLELEILRARLSAFYLSKGGYRLPMYEAPQPIQGLEDSVRDKNVGSNEGAVEVPVHGPFEEDYSTMPVSPKSGGLNLSHGISGNRLNHRIKQKSIAEIMGEDKDFSAKNKVGDATEKVTVRKKRKGSEDTMVSNPVQKRKELFPNTYRNKAGAENDGYSCGKENSDNGALAQLKKKKKVFGIGKASSASKKETDQEGKAQGNSEKGSLSRERKKSKYLSPPFTIPTRDQRKGEIEIESPKVSGKDQVSEPMTRASDKLLESPVPWKLNGDPFQEKFSKELSIEHDFPDSSNHQTSKYDEDKTIDTTKIQVPLGEVLREVRCAAINPQTPTDTISLERVAEFIFIYRNSIFRQGSNYKVYKKLKPGKKRKKPESDVGMLGKDQIQSDHISAHKDSEPKKRRRKNETTSGLPKEKQSATPKAGKKGTNKNASGATLFASFEPGSSLPSKSDLITLYSKFGTLNESETAMFSSDYAAQVFFLKASDAEKALSDSQNMNPFGSSKATFRLQYLSSGSKSEKSISKTSSPKKKDKTPAKPSTSLSPGSEAYKLNYIKQKLQGLTLILEASDAKSSDIKKKLESEMKGLLEDVNKMVESSS; encoded by the coding sequence ATGGGTACGGTGGAGGCTCGATCAAAGGAACTATCTGGGTGTTCATCGCCTTCTCCAGAGAACGACAAGAACGAGCTCAGGGAAGCTCTGTGTGCTCTAAAAAATGGGGCCTCAGAAAACGGGATTGGTTTCAGTGGCCATGGAAACCAAGGTTTGGGGGATGGTGGGGGTGTTGAAGTGGTGAAAGACAAGGTCTCCGAGACCAATTTTTCGGACAAGATGGGCTTTGCTGGGAGGGAAAGGGAGGATGGCTGTCAAGGTTTGGCTGATTCTGAGATGAATGGAGTCTCCTCTTTGTTGAAAATGAGAGAGAGTGGTAGGAACTTGATGTTTTCTCATGGTGGTGAGAGTGATAGTACTGGGAAGTTGAACACTGAGGACAGTTCTTTTGAGGATGGAATGGAAGGAGAAAGAGATTCAACCAAAATTGAGAGTGAGGATGATCAAAATGGGAAAACTGTGACTGTAGATGTTCCAATTGCTGATACAAGTGAAAACAAGGATTTGGAAATGGAAGATTTGGGTGCTGAAGGATGTGGGGGGTTTTCTATTGGAGATTTTGTCTGGGGGAAAGTTAAGAGTCATCCCTGGTGGCCTGGCAGGATTTATGACCCTTCTGATGCTTCTGATTTTGCTTTGAAGCTGAGACAAAAGAATAGACTTCTTGTGGCGTATTTTGGAGATGGAACCTTTGCTTGGTGCCATCCTTCTCAGTTGAAGCCGTTTGAGGAGAACTTTGAGGATATGGTCAAGCAGAGTGGCTCCCGAGCTTTTATCAATGCTGTACAGGAAGCTGTTAATGAGGTTGGAAGGCTTTTGGATTTGAAGATGAGTTCTTCTGCGGTGAAAGAAACTGAATTTACTCGGCCACTCGCAGGCAATTCTGGTGTCAAGGAGAGAATTCTTATACCTGAAAATGGTACAGAGAAACTTTCCGATGTTCTCATTGATCCAGCAGAATTACTTTCTCGAGTGAAACAAATTGCAGAAATTATTTCCATTGCTAATGTTCTGGAGCTGGAAATATTGAGGGCTAGGCTTTCAGCCTTTTATCTGTCGAAAGGAGGTTATAGATTACCTATGTATGAGGCACCCCAGCCAATTCAAGGACTTGAAGATAGTGTAAGGGATAAAAATGTAGGCAGCAATGAAGGTGCAGTCGAAGTACCTGTCCATGGGCCATTTGAAGAGGACTACTCTACCATGCCAGTGAGCCCAAAATCTGGTGGATTGAATCTTTCACATGGGATTTCAGGAAATAGGTTGAATCATAGGATTAAGCAGAAAAGCATTGCTGAAATTATGGGAGAGGACAAAGATTTCAGTGCCAAGAATAAGGTGGGAGATGCAACTGAAAAAGTCACTGTTAGAAAGAAGAGGAAAGGCAGCGAGGATACAATGGTATCCAACCCTGTGCAGAAGAGGAAAGAGTTGTTCCCAAATACTTATAGAAATAAGGCAGGTGCCGAAAATGATGGTTATAGCTGCGGCAAGGAGAACAGTGACAATGGAGCATTGGCGCagttgaaaaagaagaaaaaggtttTTGGTATTGGAAAAGCTAGTAGTGCGAGCAAAAAGGAAACTGATCAAGAAGGGAAGGCCCAAGGAAACAGTGAGAAGGGTTCTCTGTCAAGAGAAAGGAAGAAAAGCAAGTACTTGTCCCCTCCTTTCACTATTCCTACCAGAGACCAGAGGAAAGGAGAGATAGAAATAGAATCCCCTAAAGTTTCTGGCAAAGATCAGGTATCAGAGCCAATGACCAGAGCTTCTGACAAACTTCTGGAGTCCCCTGTACCTTGGAAGTTGAATGGTGACCCATTTCAGGAGAAATTTTCTAAGGAACTTTCAATAGAACATGACTTTCCCGATAGCTCAAATCACCAAACATCAAAATATGATGAGGACAAGACTATTGATACCACAAAAATCCAGGTTCCATTGGGGGAAGTACTGCGTGAAGTTCGTTGTGCAGCTATTAATCCACAAACTCCGACGGATACCATTTCCCTTGAAAGAGTTGcggaatttatttttatctacaGAAACTCCATATTTCGCCAAGGATCCAACTACAAAGTATACAAGAAGCTTAAACCtggaaagaagagaaagaagccAGAATCTGATGTTGGGATGCTGGGGAAAGATCAAATACAATCTGATCATATTTCAGCTCATAAAGATTCAGAgccaaagaaaagaagaagaaagaatgaGACAACTTCAGGTTTGCCTAAAGAGAAGCAATCGGCCACTCCTAAGGCTGGCAAGAAGGGGACTAATAAAAATGCGTCAGGTGCTACCCTTTTTGCCTCATTTGAGCCAGGATCCTCTCTGCCTTCAAAATCGGATCTTATCACTTTGTATAGTAAGTTTGGTACTCTGAATGAATCAGAAACGGCTATGTTTTCTAGTGATTACGCTGCTCAAGTGTTCTTCCTGAAAGCCTCTGATGCTGAAAAGGCCTTAAGCGATTCACAGAACATGAACCCCTTCGGCTCTTCCAAAGCCACTTTCAGACTCCAGTATCTTTCTTCTGGTTCCAAGTCTGAAAAATCCATATCCAAAACATCTTCTCCGAAGAAGAAAGACAAGACTCCAGCCAAGCCATCTACTTCGCTGTCACCAGGTAGTGAAGCATACAAATTGAACTACATAAAGCAGAAACTTCAGGGTCTCACCTTAATCCTAGAAGCATCGGATGCTAAATCATCTGATATCAAGAAAAAATTAGAGAGTGAGATGAAAGGGCTTTTGGAGGATGTGAACAAAATGGTTGAATCTTCTTCCTAA